The Streptomyces phaeolivaceus genome has a window encoding:
- a CDS encoding lipid-transfer protein encodes MTVLKDATAIVGIGQTPFARQLPETERMLACRAILAALDDAGLAPDEVDALASYTMEETDEVEVAKALGLGDLTFFSKVGYGGGGSCATVAHLAAAIATGQATVGVAWRSRKRGSGPRPWKNTTVQLPTPAQWTRPYGLLRPADEIAMLARRHMHEYGTTRDHLFNVALACRNRANQNPAAMMYERPLTREMYMNSRWISEPLCLFDNCLETDGALACVLVSAERARDCRRTPVYVHSAAQGLPAQHHGMVNYWNDDPLTGPAWTAARHLWKHADLTPDDIDVAQIYDAFTALIPLSLEGYGFCARGEGGAYTEGGALEIGGRLPLNTSGGGLSEAYVHGFNLITEGVRQLRGTSTAQVPDAATCLVTAGEGVPTSALLLRN; translated from the coding sequence ATGACCGTGCTCAAGGACGCGACGGCGATCGTCGGCATCGGCCAGACCCCCTTCGCCAGACAACTCCCGGAGACCGAACGGATGTTGGCGTGCCGGGCGATCCTCGCCGCACTCGACGACGCCGGGCTCGCCCCGGACGAGGTGGACGCGCTCGCCTCCTACACGATGGAGGAGACGGACGAGGTCGAGGTGGCGAAGGCCCTCGGTCTCGGCGACCTCACCTTCTTCAGCAAGGTCGGCTACGGCGGCGGCGGGTCGTGCGCCACGGTCGCGCATCTCGCCGCCGCGATCGCCACCGGACAGGCCACGGTCGGCGTCGCCTGGCGGTCCCGGAAGCGCGGCTCGGGCCCCCGCCCGTGGAAGAACACGACCGTCCAACTCCCCACGCCCGCCCAGTGGACACGCCCGTACGGCCTGCTGCGCCCCGCCGACGAGATAGCCATGCTGGCCCGCCGCCATATGCACGAGTACGGCACCACCCGCGACCACCTCTTCAACGTGGCCCTGGCCTGCCGCAACCGGGCGAACCAGAACCCGGCGGCGATGATGTACGAGCGCCCGCTGACCCGCGAGATGTACATGAACTCCCGCTGGATCAGCGAACCTCTCTGCCTCTTCGACAACTGCCTGGAAACGGACGGGGCGTTGGCGTGCGTCCTGGTCTCCGCCGAACGCGCCCGCGACTGCCGCCGCACCCCGGTGTACGTCCACTCGGCCGCCCAGGGCCTGCCCGCCCAGCACCACGGCATGGTCAACTACTGGAACGACGACCCGCTGACCGGCCCCGCCTGGACCGCCGCCCGTCACCTCTGGAAGCACGCGGACCTCACCCCGGACGACATCGACGTGGCCCAGATCTACGACGCGTTCACCGCCCTCATCCCGCTCTCCCTGGAGGGCTACGGCTTCTGCGCGCGCGGCGAGGGCGGCGCCTACACCGAGGGCGGCGCCCTGGAGATCGGCGGCCGGCTCCCCCTCAACACCTCCGGCGGCGGCCTCAGCGAGGCGTACGTCCACGGCTTCAACCTGATCACCGAGGGCGTCCGGCAACTGCGCGGCACGAGCACCGCCCAGGTGCCGGACGCGGCGACCTGCCTGGTGACGGCGGGCGAAGGCGTGCCGACCTCCGCGCTGCTGCTCCGCAACTGA
- a CDS encoding Zn-ribbon domain-containing OB-fold protein produces MLTPLVDDDGAPFWKYAAEGELRVQACADCGELRFPPRPCCPHCRSFATEWRRVSGRGRVWSYVLPHPPLLPDYAEQAPYNVVLVELTDAPHIRLVGNLVTAPGARLDSVPVERIRIGARVRVVFTSTGLPQWVLERP; encoded by the coding sequence ATGCTGACGCCACTCGTGGACGACGACGGCGCCCCCTTCTGGAAATACGCCGCCGAGGGCGAACTCCGCGTCCAGGCCTGCGCGGACTGCGGCGAACTCCGCTTCCCGCCCCGCCCCTGCTGCCCCCACTGCCGTTCCTTCGCGACGGAGTGGCGCCGGGTGAGCGGCCGGGGCCGCGTCTGGTCGTACGTCCTCCCGCACCCGCCCCTTCTCCCCGACTACGCCGAGCAGGCCCCGTACAACGTCGTCCTCGTCGAACTCACCGACGCGCCGCACATCCGCCTGGTCGGCAACCTGGTGACCGCCCCGGGCGCCCGGCTGGACTCGGTGCCGGTGGAGCGGATCCGGATCGGGGCGAGAGTGCGGGTGGTGTTCACGTCCACCGGCCTCCCCCAATGGGTGCTGGAGCGCCCATGA
- a CDS encoding enoyl-CoA hydratase/isomerase family protein, which translates to MTLLTTTDKATAVALVTLNRPTRLNAIDLPTAEQLSTMWRELRYDDTVRAIVVTGAGDRAFCTGLDRDAATAVPQPNSPYTIEDPLLRIGPKSNDLWKPLIAAVNGMACGGAFYLLGESDFLVADPAATFFDPHTTYGMVSAFESVLMAQRMPYGEATRMALMGTAERMSARRAYEVGLVSEVTEPGESVTAALRCAEVIAGYPPEAVQGTVRACWSAREAARAHALAYAPHLVSLGNRTGQEQSQLFTARRRGGFLTR; encoded by the coding sequence ATGACCCTGCTCACGACAACGGACAAGGCCACAGCCGTAGCCCTCGTCACACTGAACCGCCCGACCCGCCTCAACGCGATCGACCTCCCGACGGCGGAGCAACTCAGCACAATGTGGCGGGAGTTGAGGTACGACGACACCGTACGGGCGATCGTCGTGACCGGCGCCGGGGACCGCGCGTTCTGCACCGGCCTCGACCGGGACGCGGCGACGGCCGTCCCCCAGCCGAACTCCCCGTACACGATCGAGGACCCCCTCCTCCGCATCGGCCCGAAGTCGAACGACCTCTGGAAACCACTGATCGCAGCCGTGAACGGCATGGCCTGCGGCGGCGCCTTCTACCTCCTCGGCGAGTCGGACTTCCTCGTCGCCGACCCCGCCGCCACCTTCTTCGACCCCCACACCACCTACGGCATGGTCAGCGCCTTCGAGTCCGTCCTCATGGCCCAGCGCATGCCGTACGGGGAGGCCACGCGGATGGCCCTGATGGGCACCGCCGAGCGGATGTCGGCGCGCCGGGCGTACGAGGTGGGCCTCGTGTCGGAGGTGACGGAACCCGGCGAGTCCGTCACCGCCGCGCTCCGCTGCGCCGAGGTGATCGCCGGGTACCCCCCGGAGGCCGTCCAGGGCACGGTCCGCGCCTGCTGGTCGGCCCGCGAGGCGGCCAGAGCACACGCCCTCGCGTACGCCCCGCATCTGGTCTCGTTGGGCAACCGGACAGGGCAGGAGCAGAGCCAGTTGTTCACGGCGCGGCGGCGGGGCGGATTCCTGACGCGATGA